The genomic stretch CACCCGGCCGTCGCCAGGTCCACGGCCAGCAGTTCCTCCTCGCCGCCCAGCCACAGCCGGCGGTTGAACCCCCCGCACTCCAGGAACGCCTCCCGCCGCACCACCGACGCCCCGGCCAGGAAGCTGCCCAGCGCCGGCCCGGGAAGCCATGCAGGGCCGGGAACGGGGGAGTCGCGCAGTTCCACCACGATCGGGTCGTCGCGGCCGCCCGGCTCGGCCAGGATGCGGGCCGTGACGACGGCCAGCCGGGAGTGCGCGTCCAGCACGTCCGCTGCGCGTGACAGCGAGCCGGGCGCCCACCAGGTGTCGTCGTCGGCGAAGGCCACGTACGGCGTGCGCAGCCGTGCCACGCCCACGTTGCGCCCCACCGCCCCGAGGTTCTCGTGCAGGGCCACCACCTCCACCTCGGGGTAGGTGTCCGCGACGGCCTGGGCGGTACCGTCGTCGGAGCCGTTGTCCACCAGCACCACGTGCGGCCGCTCGGGCAGGCCCAGCAGCCTGCCGACCGAGGTCAGCGCCTCCTCCCGGCGGTTCCACGTGATCACGACCGCGCCGACGCGCTGATCACCCATCTCCCGTCACCCACTCCCGCTCGCCCTTGCTTCGGCTCCCGCCCTGCTCCCGCCCTGCTCCTGCCCCGCTTCCGTTTCGGCTCCCGTTCCAGCTTGTGGTGCGCCTGGCCCCTGTCCGGTCATGGAGAGCGCCGCTCAGCCATCGGCTCGCTCCAGCCTGCGCCGGGCGCGTTCCACCGCCGGCGGGAGTTCACGCCGTTCGGCCAGCGCGCGGGGGAGCCGGCGGACCGCCGTGCGCAGGCCCGCCCAGCCGGCAGGGCCGCCGCGCAGGGCGTCGAGGGACCGACGGGCCACCACGGGCCACGGCCGCCGCAGTACGGCGGTCAGTACAGCGTTACGCGCGGCCAGCGCCTGCCTGCCGCGCGGATCCCGTGCCGGCGACGGGTGGTGGTGCGCCACGACGTCGTCCACGTACGCCAGCCCCCACCCCCTCGCCGCCAGGTCCACGGCCAGCCGCTCCTCCTCCCCGAAGAAGAAGATGACGTCGTCGAACCCGCCCGCCTCCAGGAATGCCTCCCTGCGCACCACCGCCCCGCACGCCAGGAAGCCGAGCACGCTCGGCCCCGGCAGGTCGGGCTCCACGCCGAGGGGCGAGTTGCGCATCTGCTCCGACACCGGGTCCAGCCGCTCCTCCGGCCCCACCAGCACGCGTGCCCCCAGCACGGCCAGCCTCGGGTGCGCGTCCAGCACGTCGGCGGCCCGCTCCAGCGCGCCGGGCGCCCACCAGGAGTCGTCGTCGGCGAAGGCCACGTACGGGGTCTCGGCCAGCCGCACGCCGACGTTGCGCGCGGGCGCCCCCAGGTTCGTGCCCGCCTCGACGACCTGCACGTCGGGGAAGTGTTTCCGGACGAACGCCGCCGACCCGTCGGTCGAGCCGTTGTCGACGAGGATCACGGGGCGCGGATGCAGGGGGAGCGAGCGGGCCAGGGCCCGCAACCTGTCCTTGCTGGCCACCACGACCGTGACCCGCGCTCCATCTGTCACACGAGGTCACTTACCGGCAGGAACGCCCTTAGTCCTGCGGGGTGCTGTTGACAGTGCCAGCGGGGAGGCGTACAAAGGCGGTAACAGCGTTACCCAGAAGAAACGGCGTTACCAAGCATGGCGAGCACCGCATACCAGCAAGCGCAGCAGGAAGGGCAGGGCGTCGTCCGGGCGGTCATCCTCGACGCGGCGACGCATCTGCTCGTCACCGAGGGCCCGGCGGCCCTGACCGTGCGGCGCATCGCCGGCGAGGTCGGCTGCTCCACGAAGGTCATCTACACGCTGTTCGGCGGCAAGGACGGGCTCAGTGAGGCGCTGTGGCTGGAAGGGTTCGCCAGGTTCGAGCGGCGGCTGCTCGCCGTGCCCGTCCAGGACGACCTGCTGGCCTACCTGCGCGCCGGTCTGGAGGCCTACCGGGACTACGCCCTCGCCCAGCCCGACTACTACCGGGTCATGTTCCAGGGCGCCCTGCCGGGGCTGCAGCCGGGGCCCGAAGCCGTGGCGACGGCCAAGCACACGTTCGAGCTGCTCGTCCGCCGCGTCCAGGGCTGTCTGGAGCGAGGACTGCTACGCGGCGGCACCGCCGAGGAGATCGCCGACCTGCTGTGGATGGCGATCCACGGCGCGGTGAGCCT from Nonomuraea polychroma encodes the following:
- a CDS encoding glycosyltransferase family 2 protein, coding for MGDQRVGAVVITWNRREEALTSVGRLLGLPERPHVVLVDNGSDDGTAQAVADTYPEVEVVALHENLGAVGRNVGVARLRTPYVAFADDDTWWAPGSLSRAADVLDAHSRLAVVTARILAEPGGRDDPIVVELRDSPVPGPAWLPGPALGSFLAGASVVRREAFLECGGFNRRLWLGGEEELLAVDLATAGWELCYLEQLTVHHQASRSRDAHARRRVGLRNTLWFTWLRRPVGAALRRTMHLARTVPRDRVSALAALDALRGLPWVLAERRRVPPRVEARLASLEDSQAGSRARRYVS
- a CDS encoding glycosyltransferase family 2 protein, encoding MTDGARVTVVVASKDRLRALARSLPLHPRPVILVDNGSTDGSAAFVRKHFPDVQVVEAGTNLGAPARNVGVRLAETPYVAFADDDSWWAPGALERAADVLDAHPRLAVLGARVLVGPEERLDPVSEQMRNSPLGVEPDLPGPSVLGFLACGAVVRREAFLEAGGFDDVIFFFGEEERLAVDLAARGWGLAYVDDVVAHHHPSPARDPRGRQALAARNAVLTAVLRRPWPVVARRSLDALRGGPAGWAGLRTAVRRLPRALAERRELPPAVERARRRLERADG
- a CDS encoding TetR/AcrR family transcriptional regulator, encoding MASTAYQQAQQEGQGVVRAVILDAATHLLVTEGPAALTVRRIAGEVGCSTKVIYTLFGGKDGLSEALWLEGFARFERRLLAVPVQDDLLAYLRAGLEAYRDYALAQPDYYRVMFQGALPGLQPGPEAVATAKHTFELLVRRVQGCLERGLLRGGTAEEIADLLWMAIHGAVSLEISGFFHEPEATRRYRALCSSVLSPFLLPPDLPPDERTTP